The proteins below are encoded in one region of Takifugu rubripes chromosome 1, fTakRub1.2, whole genome shotgun sequence:
- the cfap210 gene encoding coiled-coil domain-containing protein 173, with product METEVQHGRRKTSLKKVDDASGMFQFPDLRQVTVLSKAEWQRIQRELDRHNPEKERRTEAKEREVLHQQSVEVVKQWSNTIAGQRQKKLEAKKIRDEVEEEKRKQIDREEAKFQAQKRKEAVEKAKTQLYYQSDHVRGLHSALLLTEVLKEREAQIDLKERIKNTTRDVEKQFLEAMKTREDEAQRQEEERALQRKMVTQAVAEDLRKQVGENKVLKEQQKVESKREGEEIQQLTELYQWEQRMERERQVKQKKDLMQAHVEHVANRDSVRATEEEKQKTEEERRTLFLSAKEKMMKLRKDRETELLREARKLREGIMKDLTVAQQEQWVSEEQRIVKAVAEQEAKQAQQWWEEEERRATMLRAIREHRELTRQEKEQRQRAAKQTAKDELEAKREADRIFKEKQRSKALQIKEDRIHLQGFNATQTAQKSAQREVLRKGEQELEKMNAELMAQEAREFHQYSQQVIRTAAAGQRNIIPLCKAAREAFGGGFDPACSGIRPVYLVQDQSGAQMPQYVSEDVKKLNQAVDIQAEKKRLGFTW from the exons ATGGAAACAGAGGTTCAACACGGGCGAAGAAAAACCTCCCTTAAGAAAG TTGATGACGCCAGCGGGATGTTTCAGTTTCCAGACCTCCGACAGGTTACAGTGTTATCCAAGGCTGAATGGCAGAGGATCCAACGTGAGCTGGACCGACACAACCCTGAAAAGGAGCGAAGGACAGAGGCCAAAGAGAGGGAGGTTCTCCATCAGCagtcggtggaggtggtgaagCAGTGGTCCAACACCATCGCT GGCCAACGGCAGAAAAAGCTGGAGGCGAAGAAGATACGGGATGAGgttgaagaggagaagaggaaacagATTGACCGAGAGGAGGCCAAATTTCAGGCGCAGAAGCGAAAAGAGGCGGTCGAGAAAGCCAAAACTCAGCTGTACTATCAGAGCGACCATGTTAGAGGCTTACAT AGCGCACTCCTGCTGACAGAGGtgctgaaggagagagaggctcAGATTGACCTGAAGGAGCGCATCAAGAACACCACCAGGGACGTGGAGAAGCAATTTCTGGAGGCGATGAAGACCAGGGAGGATGAGgcacagaggcaggaggaggagagagcacTCCAGAGGAAGATGGTGACCCAGGCTGTGGCAGAAGACCTGAGAAAACA GGTTGGGGAAAACAAGgtgctgaaggagcagcagaaggtaGAAagcaagagagagggagaggaaatcCAACAGCTTACAGAGCTCTACCAGTGGGAGcaaaggatggagagagagagacaagtgAAGCAGAAGAAAGATCTAATGCAAGCTCACGTG GAACACGTCGCTAATAGAGACAGCGTGAGAGCtacggaggaggagaaacagaagactgaagaggaaaggaggactcttttcctctctgctaAAGAAAAAATGATGAAGCTACGCAAAGACCGAGAAACGGAGCTGCTCAG AGAAGCCCGGAAGCTCAGAGAAGGCATCATGAAGGACCTGACAGTCGCACAGCAGGAGCAGTGGGtcagtgaggagcagaggatCGTGAAGGCGGTGGCGGAGCAGGAGGCAAAACAGGCCCAGCAGTggtgggaagaggaggagaggcgggCCACGATGCTGAGGGCCATCAGGGAGCACCGAGAACTCACG AGACAAGAGAAGGAGCAGAGACAGCGAGCAGCAAAGCAGACGGCAAAGGATGAACTTGAAGCCAAGAGAGAGGCCGACAGGATATTTAAAGAGAAGCAGCGATCAAAGGCTCTTCAGATCAAAGAGGACAGAATTCATTTACAAGGCTTCAACGCCACTCAGACG GCGCAGAAAAGCGCCCAGAGGGAGGTGCTCCGAAaaggggagcaggagctggaaaagATGAACGCGGAGCTGATGGCCCAGGAGGCGCGAGAGTTTCACCAGTATTCCCAGCAGGTCATCCGCACAGCGGCGGCGGGTCAGCGAAACATCATCCCCCTCTGCAAAGCGGCGAGGGAAGCGTTCGGAGGAGGCTTTGACCCCGCCTGCAGCGGGATCAGACCGGTTTACCTGGTTCAGGACCAGAGCGGCGCTCAGATGCCCCAGTACGTCTCCGAGGACGTCAAAAAACTCAACCAGGCCGTAGATATTCAAGCTGAAAAGAAGAGACTGGGCTTCACCTGGTGA
- the ppig gene encoding peptidyl-prolyl cis-trans isomerase G, whose product MGIKVQRPRCFFDIGISNVLVGRVVVELFSDFCPKTCENFRCLCTGERGIGKGTQKPLHYKGCLFHRIVKDFMIQGGDFSEGNGRGGESIYGGFFEDESFAVKHNKEYLLSMANRGKDTNGSQFFVTTKPSPHLDGVHVVFGQVISGQEVIQTIENQKTDANSRPYAEVKVLNCGELIPKSKAKKAKKERARETSSSSSSSDSESSSDSSSESEESEKESKKKKKKKTKKQKKKKEKKRPQAESPEMKEQEEVVTSTVRPEEIPPIPENRFLMRRSPLFQQSEQDQQTKDERQRESSRSMYNSQTGYQRRLVITRSGRKIKGRGQRWYRTPSRSRSRSRDRFRSSETPPRWRQEIRRQRMRAVTGERWIKGDRGDMNDDKEEEDKGQRRERRSSDTKQDHSAEGKKDKKSRSRRSRSKEDEKESKHKSKKGNKSQSRSKSREKSRRSKSRDKSHKHKSDGRRGRSRSKTQDDKRKEEVETDHSKERNKGPDSDKKHREEAKGRNREKSRSKSQSKEGTSKDGPRSTSMNKDTPTLSKETEEKREKSRERGRERSREKRHSSDRERKRRGTSREKEHRTRSGDRNRARDSQRSRRSRSRSNRRDHSKDRSSHRRDRGSTTQRRRRSSDSDGDKRKRSRRSPDSRRSRGNSTSRDRRSPARPDGTKGKERKRSRSRSSSSSDSD is encoded by the exons ATGGGGATCAAGGTTCAACGTCCCCGATGCTTCTTTGACATCGGAATCAGTAATGTGCTCG TTGGCAGAGTTGTGGTCGAACTCTTCTCAGATTTCTGTCCTAAAACTTGTGAAAACTTCCGGTGCCTCTGCACAG GTGAGCGAGGCATTGGGAAGGGAACCCAGAAGCCCCTGCACTACAAAGGATGCTTGTTCCATCGAATTGTGAAAGACTTCATGATTCAAGGAGGAGACTTCAGTGAAG GTAATGGAAGAGGAGGCGAATCCATCTATGGAGGCTTTTTTGAAG ATGAAAGCTTTGCTGTTAAGCACAATAAGGAGTACCTGCTGTCAATGGCCAATAGAGGCAAAGATACAAATGGATCACAGTTTTTCGT AACCACAAAACCTTCTCCACATCTGGATGG TGTCCATGTGGTTTTTGGTCAGGTGATCTCTGGCCAAGAGGTCATTCAAACCATAGAGAATCAGAAAACGGATGCTAACAGCAGACCCTATGCTGAGGTCAAGGTTTTGAACTGTGGAGAACTGATCCCTAAATCTAAAG CAAAGAAAGCTAAAAAAGAGAGAGCGCGAGAAACGTCTagttccagcagctccagcgatTCTGAAAGCTCATCAGATTCATCCTCTGAATCTGAAGAATCAGAGAAGGAAtctaagaagaagaagaaaaagaagaccaaaaaacagaaaaagaaaaaggagaagaaaag GCCACAGGCAGAAAGTCCTGAAATGAAAGAACAAGAGGAGGTGGTTACATCTACTGTACGTCCTGAAGAAATTCCACCCATCCCAGAAAACCGATTCCTCATGCGGAGGAGCCCTCTGTTTCAGCAGTCTGAACAGGATCAGCAGACCAAAGACGAGAGGCAAAGAGAGAG TTCTCGCTCGATGTATAATTCTCAGACCGGATATCAGCGACGCCTGGTAATTACAAGGTCTGGGAGGAAGATTAAAGGCAGGGGTCAGAGG TGGTATCGAACTCCATCACGGTCTCGTTCGAGGTCCAGAGACCGCTTTCGGAGCAGTGAAACCCCTCCACGCTGGCGTCAGGAAATTCGGCGTCAGAGAATGAGAGCTGTCACTGGAGAGCGCTGGATTAAGGGGGACAG AGGGGACATGAATGACGATAAGGAGGAAGAAGATAAAGGgcaaaggagagagagacggtcCTCTGACACTAAACAGGATCACTcagctgaggggaaaaaagacaagaaatcTCGCTCCCGTAGATCCAGAAGCAAAGAAGATGAAAAGGAAAGCAAACACAAGTCAAAGAAGGGCAATAAATCCCAAAGCCGCAGCAAAAGCCGAGAAAAAAGCAGGAGATCAAAAAGCAGAGACAAGTCTCACAAGCATAAAAGTGATGGAAGAAGAGGTCGCTCAAGGAGCAAAACCCAagatgacaaaagaaaagaagaggttGAGACCGACCACAGCAAAGAGCGAAACAAAGGCCCCGACTCTGATAAAAAGCATAGAGAGGAAGCCAAAGGAAGAAACCGGGAGAAAAGCAGGTCAAAGTCCCAAAGCAAGGAAGGAACCTCAAAAGATGGACCCAGATCTACAAGCATGAACAAGGATACACCTACTCTATCCAAGGAGACTGAGGAAAAACgagaaaagagcagagagagaggcagagaacgCAGCCGTGAAAAGCGGCACAGCAGCGACAGGGAGCGTAAGAGGCGGGGAACTTCCAGGGAGAAGGAACATCGAACGAGGAGTGGAGACAGAAACAGGGCCAGAGATTCACAGAGAAGCAGGCGGTCCAGAAGTCGGAGCAACAGAAGGGACCACAGCAAAGATCGGTCATCTCACAGAAGGGACAGAGGAAGCACAACCCAAAGAAGACGGAGAAGCTCAGACAGCGACGGGGACAAGAGAAAAAGGAGCCGCAGGAGCCCAGATTCCAGAAGGAGCCGGGGGAACAGCACGTCCAGAGACCGACGGAGTCCCGCAAGGCCAGACGGTACAAAAGGCAAAGAAAGGAagagatccagatccagatccagctccagctctgacagTGACTGA